The DNA window GGTCGAGGAGACGACGTTCCGGGGTGGGCCGGTCCGGATCACGTACGTCGCCGACCCGACCGACCCGAGCGCCGGCACGCTGGAGGTGACGGAGCGATGAGTCCCGACCGTCGTGTCGGACGGGGGAGGAGCCGCGAGCGTCCGTCTCCCCTCGACGACCGGGCGGTGAGCGACGTGGTCGGCTACGTGTTGGTGTTCGCGCTCGTCACGGCGACGATCGCCTCGGTGTTCGCCGTCGGCATGACCGGACTGGAGGACAGACGGAACGCCGAGCGCGTGGAGAACGTCGAGCGCGCGTTCGACGTGTTCGACGACAACCTGCGCGACATCCAGCGGTACGGCGATCCCGGTCGTGCGACCGAGGTTCGGCTCAGCGGCGGCGAGCTGTCGCTGTCCTCGACCACCAACGTGACGATCGAACAGGTCGACGCGAGCGGCGCGCGGGTCGGCAACGCCAGCGTCTCGACGACGGTCGACGCGGTGACGTACACCCGCGGGGAGACGACGATCGGCTACGACGCGGGTGCGCGGTTTCGCACGGACGGGGAGACGACGCTGTTCCGCTCGACCCCCCGGTTCGTCTCGGCGGCGGGCGACCCGAACCGCACGGTCGTTCCGATCGTCCGAACCACGCACTCGGGGAACGGGCCGTCCGCGGTCGACGGCGAGGGGACGGTACAGATAGCCGCCGAGATCGGGGGGATGAATCGTGTCGCGCTCCCGCAGCCGGGTACCGATCCGCACGCGATCCGGATCCGGATCGAGTCGCCGCGAGCCGACGCGTGGGAGCGGTACCTCGCGGAGACGGACGGGTTCACGGTCGACCCGACGGAGACGTCCGGCGACGTGGTCGTCGCGGACGTCGACCGCGACGCGGCGGTGTACGTGCGCGTGATCGTGGTGGAGGTCTCCTACCGGCGGTGAGGCGACGAAACGCGCCTCGGGACGCCGAACCGAGTCGCGCCGTCAGTCGAACCGGAGCGCGACCTCGTTCCGGCTCACGTGGAGGTACGTGATCGGGTTCTGTCCGGGGCCGCCGGTGATCGTCAACTCGAAGTCGCTCAGGTCGGCGTCGTACGCCATCGAGGACGCGCCGCCGAGGTCGAGCCGCTCGAACACGAACGCACCTCTGAGCGTCGGGTTCCCGTTCGCCTCCACGTCCGCGTTCGGCGCG is part of the Halorubrum aethiopicum genome and encodes:
- a CDS encoding DUF7289 family protein; this translates as MSPDRRVGRGRSRERPSPLDDRAVSDVVGYVLVFALVTATIASVFAVGMTGLEDRRNAERVENVERAFDVFDDNLRDIQRYGDPGRATEVRLSGGELSLSSTTNVTIEQVDASGARVGNASVSTTVDAVTYTRGETTIGYDAGARFRTDGETTLFRSTPRFVSAAGDPNRTVVPIVRTTHSGNGPSAVDGEGTVQIAAEIGGMNRVALPQPGTDPHAIRIRIESPRADAWERYLAETDGFTVDPTETSGDVVVADVDRDAAVYVRVIVVEVSYRR